Proteins encoded together in one Chelonoidis abingdonii isolate Lonesome George chromosome 1, CheloAbing_2.0, whole genome shotgun sequence window:
- the NRIP2 gene encoding nuclear receptor-interacting protein 2 has translation MSMRETCAQEVGPGDGVEKQSEGTQNLDRRQHEVELRDKAILQQKRRLKQATQFVHKDSADLLPLDGLKRLGTSKDLQPHSVVQRRLLEGNLNKLRGESREYTTWVQSPLVKDKDDRAEENDRRKETVSLLIHCKCQGQVLRAAVNTGCQQNLISMSCLKRLGLEEVSDAGNGDLSLPVPSVIGQVECVEVQLGQETVVCSALVVDDEMLEFCFGLQTLLSLKCCIDLEEGVLRLKALSEELPFLHASDEHGQ, from the exons ATGAGCATGAGGGAGACCTGTGCCCAGGAAGTGGGGCCAGGGGATGGGGTGGAAAAGCAGAGTGAAGGCACTCAGAATTTGGACAGGAGGCAGCACGAGGTGGAGCTGCGGGATAAAGCCATCCTACAACAGAAGAGGCGCCTGAAACAGGCTACCCAGTTTGTGCACAAGGATTCTGCTGACCTGCTGCCCCTGGATGGCTTGAAGAGGCTGGGCACCTCCAAGGATCTG CAGCCACACAGTGTGGTACAACGGCGCCTCCTGGAGGGGAATCTGAACAAGCTGCGGGGGGAGAGCAGGGAATATACCACATGGGTTCAATCCCCACTGGTGAAGGACAAGGATGACAGGGCAGAAGAGAATGACAGAAGAAAAGAGACTGTGTCCCTGCTCATACACTGCAAG tgCCAAGGTCAGGTACTGAGAGCTGCTGTTAACACTGGCTGCCAGCAAAACCTCATCTCCATGAGCTGTCTGAAACGGCTGGG GCTGGAGGAAGTGTCCGATGCTGGCAATGGGGATCTCTCCCTTCCTGTCCCTAGTGTCATTGGCCAGGTGGAGTGTGTGGAGGTGCAGCTTGGCCAGGAGACGGTGGTGTGCTCGGCGCTGGTCGTGG ATGATGAAATGCTGGAGTTCTGTTTCGGCCTCCAGACTCTGCTGTCTCTCAAG TGCTGCATCGACTTGGAGGAAGGAGTCCTGCGACTGAAAGCACTGAGTGAAGAGCTGCCTTTCTTACATGCCTCTGACGAGCATGGGCAGTGA